A single genomic interval of Acipenser ruthenus chromosome 28, fAciRut3.2 maternal haplotype, whole genome shotgun sequence harbors:
- the LOC117434554 gene encoding transcription factor PU.1-like → MQQAYRMEGYILPHPAEEMISYDPEIYRQPHEYYPYLSSDGESHGDHCWDYHPHHIHSSDFEAFHENNFTELQSVQPLHLQQLHRYTEIDPLHAIDPALGATHVGISPQFVAGTWKPEWKLVSPNMQTMPENKTHGKVQYLQRVFPFQSPAQRSSDDDDLERRSPPFEVSDGETDPAGSIPYAATGESGSKKKIRLFQFLLDLLRNGDLKDSIWWVDKEKGTFQFSSKHKEVLAHRWGLQKGNRKKMTYQKMARALRNYGKTGEVKKVKKKLTYQFSGEVLGRSNDRKMYSH, encoded by the exons atgcagcaagccTATAGGATGGAGGGGTATATCTTACCACAT CCTGCAGAAGAAATGATTTCGTATGATCCTGAAATTTACAGACAACCCCATGAATATTATCCCTATCTGAGCAGCGACGGAGAAAGCCATGGAG aTCACTGTTGGGATTACCACCCGCACCACATCCACAGCAGTGACTTTGAAGCTTTCCATGAGAATAACTTCACTGAGTTACAGAGCGTCCAGCCTCTGCACCTGCAGCAGCTTCACCGTTACACTGAAATCGACCCCCTGCACGCCATTGACCCCGCTCTGGGGGCCACACACGTCGGAATATCCCCCCAG TTTGTTGCTGGCACCTGGAAACCTGAATGGAAGTTGGTTTCACCAAATATGCAGACTATGcctgaaaataaaacacacggcAAG GTGCAGTATTTGCAGCGAGTCTTTCCTTTCCAGTCTCCAGCCCAGCGCAGTTCGGATGATGATGACTTGGAGAGACGGAGCCCTCCCTTCGAGGTGTCTGACGGAGAGACAGACCCTGCGGGCAGTATTCCTTATGCAGCCACTGGAGAATCAG GAAGTAAGAAGAAGATCCGCTTGTTCCAGTTCCTGCTGGACCTGCTCCGCAACGGGGACCTGAAGGACAGCATCTGGTGGGTGGACAAAGAGAAGGGGACCTTCCAGTTCTCCTCCAAACACAAGGAAGTCCTGGCCCACCGCTGGGGGTTGCAGAAGGGCAACCGCAAGAAAATGACCTACCAGAAGATGGCCCGGGCACTCAGAAACTACGGCAAGACCGGCGAGGTGAAGAAAGTGAAGAAAAAGCTGACGTACCAGTTCAGTGGCGAGGTGCTGGGGAGAAGCAACGACAGAAAGATGTACTCACACTGA